In Acidobacteriota bacterium, a single genomic region encodes these proteins:
- a CDS encoding translocase — MTEPRTLVSHPELRSHQSFPHFRTIGEAPRSALERVLSFFADVRAGEGGSVLLLTVTVFLLLANYYLLKTARESLILSIDRGAELKAYSSAAQAVLLLAVVPAYGWLASRVPRVPLIGISTAILALNLLVFAAFHAAGTIVAVPFYIWLGIYNVFTVSQFWSFTNDVYTEGQGRRLFAFIGVGMSLGAWIGAEAAATLVKRTSADPGTLMIAAAVMLAVCFGLIVIVNRREVSRTDPIGQRQNEEPIGGPNGFALVFGDRYLLLIAGLMVLLNVVNSTGEFLLGKLVSTQAMAMFGGDGMAAERQRFIGGFYGTFFGRVNLLGFLLQLFVTSRLLRYMGVRGALFVLPVIALLNYSVIVVAPVLAVVSVLKVLENATDYSVQNTVKQALFLPTSREAKYKAKAAIDTFFMRLGDVMQAGIVGLGTRLGAGVGGFAAFTVGLSVVWLMVAGQIAREHRRRTV, encoded by the coding sequence ATGACCGAACCTCGTACGCTCGTTTCCCACCCGGAACTACGGTCGCACCAGTCGTTCCCGCACTTCAGGACCATCGGCGAGGCGCCCCGGAGCGCGCTCGAACGCGTGTTGTCCTTCTTTGCCGACGTGCGGGCCGGCGAAGGCGGCTCGGTGCTCCTGCTCACCGTCACCGTCTTCCTGCTGCTGGCCAACTACTACCTGCTCAAGACCGCGCGCGAGTCGCTGATCCTCAGCATCGATCGAGGGGCCGAACTGAAGGCGTACTCCTCGGCCGCGCAGGCAGTCCTGTTGCTGGCCGTGGTGCCGGCCTACGGCTGGCTCGCCTCTCGCGTACCGCGCGTCCCGTTGATTGGCATCAGCACGGCCATCCTGGCGCTCAATCTCCTCGTCTTCGCAGCCTTTCATGCCGCGGGCACCATCGTCGCCGTGCCGTTCTACATCTGGCTCGGCATCTACAACGTCTTCACGGTGTCGCAGTTCTGGTCCTTCACGAACGACGTGTACACCGAAGGCCAGGGCCGACGGCTCTTCGCGTTCATCGGCGTCGGCATGTCGCTCGGCGCGTGGATCGGCGCCGAAGCGGCGGCCACGCTCGTCAAGCGCACGTCGGCCGATCCGGGCACGCTGATGATCGCCGCCGCCGTGATGCTGGCCGTCTGCTTCGGCCTCATCGTGATCGTGAACCGCCGTGAAGTGTCGAGGACGGATCCGATCGGGCAGCGTCAGAACGAGGAACCGATCGGCGGCCCAAACGGCTTCGCGCTGGTGTTCGGCGATCGCTATCTGCTGCTCATCGCGGGGCTCATGGTGCTGCTCAACGTGGTGAACAGCACCGGTGAGTTCCTGCTCGGGAAACTGGTGAGCACGCAGGCGATGGCGATGTTCGGCGGCGACGGGATGGCCGCCGAGCGACAGCGCTTCATCGGCGGGTTCTACGGGACGTTCTTCGGCAGGGTGAACCTGCTCGGATTCCTTCTGCAACTGTTCGTCACGTCGCGCCTGCTGCGGTACATGGGCGTGCGCGGGGCGCTGTTCGTCCTGCCGGTGATCGCGCTGCTCAACTACTCGGTCATCGTCGTCGCGCCGGTGCTCGCCGTGGTGTCCGTGTTGAAGGTGCTCGAGAACGCGACGGACTACTCCGTCCAGAACACCGTGAAGCAGGCGCTCTTCCTGCCCACGTCACGGGAAGCGAAGTACAAGGCCAAGGCCGCCATCGACACGTTCTTCATGCGCCTGGGCGACGTGATGCAGGCGGGAATCGTCGGCCTCGGGACGCGGCTCGGTGCGGGTGTCGGCGGCTTTGCCGCGTTCACCGTCGGTTTGTCGGTGGTGTGGCTGATGGTGGCAGGTCAGATTGCCCGGGAGCATCGTCGGCGGACGGTGTGA
- a CDS encoding serine/threonine protein kinase has translation MMQDLARSSTPGQVTCRADDTAAPLSPRLVDQASRRLGWVSLMAAVTTVLSYFLQRALQPEAVAIQQDPVNALALLANVLLAAGIIALQHYRVVPALTILRLGMVFEVVVAFSIATIETTVPFDSTAFVRGGSNLAVWIIIVGLLVPNRPAVTLCVALLAATMWPVAYAINQGRLDLQPLPINRLLAWLVMPYAAALWAYLIARRVQGMEVAAQKAQDLGSYHLESLIGRGGMGEVWRARHKMLAREAAIKIIRPELMHDASARQADVAMRRFEREARVTADLQSPHTVYLYDFGTSRDGHFYFVMELLDGVSLQKLVQVFGPQPGSRVIHLMRQVCLSLEEAHARGLVHRDLKPSNIMACKVALQHDFVKVLDFGLVKPTQVEDLTHLTVDGVSAGTPGYIAPEIAMGEERIDGRADLYTLGCVAYFLLTGSLVFNETSPTALAVAHVQKVPTPPSERTELPIAADLERVVLQCLAKKPEERPASARALIRMLDACVDAWHWSGEDADAWWRMHLPPSSSHRTPATLEQTTPLHPSHVLVR, from the coding sequence ATGATGCAGGATCTCGCTCGCTCCTCCACACCGGGACAGGTGACGTGTCGCGCAGACGACACCGCCGCGCCGCTGTCGCCACGCCTCGTCGATCAGGCATCGCGACGGCTCGGCTGGGTGTCGCTCATGGCGGCGGTGACGACGGTCCTGTCGTACTTCCTCCAGCGTGCGCTCCAGCCGGAGGCCGTCGCCATCCAGCAGGACCCGGTGAACGCGCTGGCGCTGCTGGCCAACGTCCTGCTGGCGGCGGGCATCATCGCGCTCCAGCACTACCGCGTCGTCCCCGCGCTGACCATCCTGCGACTGGGGATGGTCTTCGAGGTCGTGGTGGCTTTCTCGATCGCCACGATCGAAACCACCGTGCCCTTCGACTCGACGGCGTTCGTGCGGGGCGGCTCCAACCTGGCGGTCTGGATCATCATCGTCGGACTGCTCGTGCCGAACAGGCCGGCGGTCACTCTGTGCGTGGCGCTCCTGGCGGCCACGATGTGGCCGGTGGCGTACGCCATCAACCAGGGCCGCCTGGACCTGCAGCCGCTGCCGATCAACAGACTGCTCGCGTGGCTGGTGATGCCGTATGCGGCCGCACTCTGGGCGTACCTCATCGCCCGGCGCGTCCAAGGCATGGAAGTCGCCGCGCAGAAGGCACAGGACCTCGGCAGCTACCACCTGGAGTCGCTCATCGGGCGCGGGGGCATGGGTGAGGTGTGGCGCGCGCGTCACAAGATGCTCGCGCGCGAAGCCGCGATCAAGATCATCAGGCCGGAGCTGATGCACGACGCGTCGGCGCGGCAGGCCGACGTGGCCATGCGGCGTTTCGAGCGCGAAGCGCGCGTCACGGCGGATCTGCAGAGCCCGCACACGGTCTATCTGTACGACTTCGGTACGTCGCGCGACGGGCACTTCTACTTCGTGATGGAACTGCTCGACGGCGTCAGTCTGCAGAAGCTCGTGCAGGTCTTCGGTCCGCAGCCGGGGTCACGGGTGATTCACCTGATGCGCCAGGTGTGCCTGTCGCTCGAAGAAGCGCACGCACGAGGCCTCGTGCATCGCGACCTCAAGCCGTCCAACATCATGGCGTGCAAGGTGGCCCTGCAGCACGACTTCGTGAAGGTGCTCGACTTCGGGCTCGTGAAGCCGACGCAGGTCGAAGACCTCACGCACCTCACCGTCGACGGCGTGTCGGCGGGCACGCCGGGTTACATCGCGCCAGAGATTGCGATGGGTGAAGAGCGGATCGACGGTCGCGCCGATCTCTACACGCTCGGATGCGTGGCGTACTTCCTGCTGACGGGCTCCCTGGTCTTCAATGAGACGAGTCCTACCGCGCTCGCCGTCGCGCACGTGCAGAAGGTGCCGACGCCTCCCTCCGAGCGGACGGAGTTGCCGATCGCTGCTGACCTCGAGCGTGTGGTGTTGCAGTGCCTCGCGAAGAAGCCGGAGGAACGTCCGGCCAGTGCCCGGGCGCTCATCCGGATGCTCGACGCGTGTGTCGACGCGTGGCACTGGAGCGGTGAGGACGCCGATGCGTGGTGGCGGATGCACCTGCCGCCCTCTTCGTCGCACCGCACGCCAGCCACGCTGGAGCAGACCACCCCCTTGCACCCCTCGCACGTGCTGGTACGCTGA
- a CDS encoding DUF937 domain-containing protein yields the protein MLEQLLGAGNGAAVDQIGRQLGLDSAQTTSALEALLPTVAAGFRRSASGSGGLESLIGTIAGGGASAGPLDMLSRLGQASTVTDGNAILGQIFGSKDVSREVAARASAQTGIGPDVLKALLPIVASLVMGAMAKGAAPGGSPLGQAAAPGGGGLLDMLTPMLDADGDGSVMDDLAGMMGKYLGGR from the coding sequence ATGCTCGAACAACTTCTCGGCGCCGGCAATGGCGCCGCCGTCGACCAGATCGGCCGTCAACTCGGCCTCGACTCCGCACAGACCACGTCGGCGCTCGAAGCGCTGCTGCCCACGGTGGCTGCCGGCTTCCGGCGGAGCGCGTCCGGGTCCGGAGGTCTGGAGAGCCTGATTGGCACGATTGCCGGCGGCGGAGCGTCGGCCGGACCGCTCGACATGCTGTCTCGACTGGGGCAGGCATCGACGGTGACAGACGGCAACGCCATCCTCGGTCAGATCTTCGGGAGCAAGGACGTCAGCCGGGAAGTGGCGGCACGCGCGTCGGCGCAGACGGGCATCGGCCCGGACGTGCTCAAGGCGCTGCTGCCGATCGTGGCGAGCCTGGTGATGGGCGCGATGGCCAAGGGCGCGGCGCCCGGGGGCTCTCCGCTGGGGCAGGCCGCGGCGCCTGGCGGCGGTGGCCTCCTCGACATGCTCACGCCGATGCTCGACGCCGATGGCGACGGCTCTGTCATGGACGATCTGGCTGGAATGATGGGCAAGTACCTCGGCGGTCGCTGA
- a CDS encoding Gfo/Idh/MocA family oxidoreductase — protein sequence MESPSRPVVTRRVFLGATAAGLASVIHRPAFAQPVAPSDQIRLALIGVGGMGTGRLTEFMKEPGVRIAAICDVDGRHRDAAIARVQTTLGYAPRGEGDFRRVLLDKNVDAVAIQTPDHWHAIAAVRAMEAGKDVFVEKPLSYSVAEGRAMADASSRYARVTQMGNHIHNTGRNYRNVVELVQSGSLGRITRVQCWRTWDRPLTNEEPASKPAELDYDFWLGPAPARPYTPLRSHRTFRNFWDYSGGTFIDFWCHIMDVAVWALDLGAPRSVSAMGGRFFNTDTTETPDTLDAMLEYERLLVSFSLRPAPPAGFTHMGGIGCVFEGTEATLVTNYGSNEVWVKGKLVQDFPRPAQTVPDSPGHLREFLDAIRSRNVDTTCNVRYGHRLTKLGLLSNIAYRTGRRLMWDDQRERFVGDNDANKYLSRRFRKPYTL from the coding sequence GTGGAATCCCCATCCCGTCCTGTCGTCACGCGTCGCGTCTTTCTCGGTGCCACCGCCGCGGGGCTCGCGTCGGTCATTCATCGCCCGGCGTTCGCGCAGCCCGTTGCGCCGAGCGACCAGATCCGCCTGGCCCTCATCGGGGTCGGCGGCATGGGGACCGGTCGGCTCACCGAGTTCATGAAGGAGCCCGGCGTGCGCATTGCCGCCATCTGCGACGTGGATGGCCGCCATCGCGACGCCGCGATCGCGCGCGTGCAGACCACGCTGGGATACGCGCCGAGAGGGGAGGGCGATTTCCGGCGAGTGCTACTGGACAAGAACGTGGACGCCGTGGCGATCCAGACGCCCGATCACTGGCATGCGATCGCCGCCGTCCGGGCCATGGAGGCCGGAAAGGACGTCTTCGTCGAGAAGCCGCTGTCCTACAGCGTGGCGGAGGGGCGGGCCATGGCGGATGCCTCGTCGCGTTACGCCCGCGTGACGCAGATGGGCAATCACATCCACAACACGGGGCGCAACTACCGCAACGTCGTGGAACTCGTGCAGTCCGGATCGCTCGGACGCATCACACGCGTGCAGTGCTGGCGGACCTGGGACAGGCCGCTCACCAACGAGGAGCCGGCGTCAAAGCCCGCCGAACTCGACTACGACTTCTGGCTGGGCCCCGCGCCGGCGCGTCCATACACCCCGCTGCGGTCGCATCGGACGTTCCGCAACTTCTGGGACTACTCGGGCGGCACGTTCATCGATTTCTGGTGCCACATCATGGACGTGGCGGTCTGGGCGCTCGACCTCGGCGCGCCGCGGTCCGTCTCGGCGATGGGCGGTCGATTCTTCAACACGGACACGACGGAGACGCCAGACACGCTCGACGCGATGCTCGAGTACGAGCGCCTGCTCGTGTCGTTCAGTCTGCGCCCGGCGCCCCCGGCCGGCTTCACGCACATGGGCGGGATCGGCTGCGTGTTCGAGGGGACCGAGGCCACGCTCGTCACCAACTACGGCTCGAACGAAGTGTGGGTGAAGGGGAAACTCGTGCAGGACTTCCCGCGGCCGGCTCAGACGGTCCCCGACTCACCGGGCCACCTGCGCGAGTTCCTCGACGCCATCCGGTCGCGCAACGTCGATACGACCTGCAACGTGCGCTACGGACACCGGCTCACCAAGCTCGGGTTGCTGTCCAACATCGCCTACAGGACCGGGCGACGGCTCATGTGGGACGACCAGCGGGAGCGCTTCGTGGGCGACAACGACGCCAACAAGTACCTGTCCCGGCGATTCAGGAAGCCCTACACGCTCTGA
- a CDS encoding Dam family site-specific DNA-(adenine-N6)-methyltransferase, producing the protein MSSAELIDALTPPLKWAGGKRWQVPHLRPLWLRHQHRRLVEPFCGGLAVALGLEPARALLNDANPHLINFYRWLQRGLRPTGVTMRNDEATYYANRDRFNALVQAGKHASQEGAALFYYLNRTGYNGLCRFNARGMFNVPFGRYKTIGYARDFVAYRDTLSSWVFTTGDFEAIALRDDDFVYADPPYDVDFTAYSRGGFCWNDQERTAAWLARHSGPVILVNQATPRIEQLYRDLGYALTSVAAPRRISCTGDRTPAREVIATRNL; encoded by the coding sequence ATGTCCAGCGCCGAGCTCATCGACGCGTTGACTCCGCCTCTGAAGTGGGCAGGCGGCAAGCGCTGGCAGGTGCCGCACCTCCGTCCTCTCTGGCTGCGGCATCAGCACCGTCGACTCGTCGAGCCCTTCTGCGGCGGATTGGCCGTTGCGCTGGGTTTGGAGCCCGCGCGTGCGCTGCTCAACGACGCGAATCCACACCTCATCAACTTCTATCGCTGGTTGCAGCGCGGACTGCGCCCCACTGGCGTGACAATGCGTAACGATGAGGCGACGTATTACGCCAACCGTGACAGGTTCAACGCGCTTGTTCAGGCAGGGAAGCACGCCAGCCAGGAAGGCGCCGCTCTGTTCTACTACTTGAACCGCACGGGTTACAACGGCCTCTGCCGCTTCAACGCCCGCGGCATGTTCAACGTCCCGTTCGGGCGGTACAAGACGATCGGCTACGCTCGAGACTTCGTCGCGTACAGGGACACGCTTTCGTCCTGGGTGTTCACGACGGGCGATTTCGAGGCGATCGCACTCCGCGACGACGACTTCGTCTATGCCGACCCACCGTACGACGTCGACTTCACGGCGTATTCGCGCGGTGGGTTCTGCTGGAACGATCAAGAGCGGACCGCTGCCTGGCTCGCAAGGCACAGTGGCCCTGTGATCCTTGTCAATCAAGCGACGCCGCGGATCGAACAGCTCTATCGCGACCTCGGATATGCCCTGACGTCCGTAGCTGCACCTCGTCGCATCAGCTGTACAGGCGATCGGACACCCGCGCGCGAAGTGATCGCGACGCGGAATCTCTGA
- a CDS encoding integrase arm-type DNA-binding domain-containing protein: protein MPSWTTRTLAALPPRATRYTVNDPDCPGLTLRVSPTGHKVWLVIYRPGGRAARQKWYTLGAFGGDGAIGLAEARKRARALQQQVADGGDPVEDKKAAREVATRETFGALADLFIERHAKKVKRTWVEDVRILNKDLLPRWRDTPVRQLTRRDIREHLDVIADRAPIAANRVLALLSTILNFGVDREWLDNNPAYRLKKPGEERSRERVLTDAEIRQLWQALDTSEAAYRTIADAPRDDGRRSRVTTARLGDETPLLRPMLADWLRLRLLSAQRGGEVIQMRWTDITKVDRRRVWTIPADVAKNGRAHSVPLSAAAVAILARRRRAVDRAVAWVFPNDLNRGAATDRAKKVHLSTFLAGAEDVRGHDLRRTAASGLARLGVSRETIAHVLNHVDRGPKSTKVYDRFDRLPEKRRALDAWARNVDRIVTGATAPKVVPFGR from the coding sequence ATGCCTTCATGGACGACACGCACCCTCGCCGCGCTGCCCCCCAGAGCCACGCGCTACACCGTCAACGACCCCGACTGTCCCGGGCTGACGCTCCGGGTCTCCCCGACGGGACACAAGGTGTGGCTCGTCATCTACCGCCCTGGTGGGCGGGCCGCGCGGCAGAAGTGGTACACGCTCGGCGCATTCGGGGGCGACGGCGCGATCGGGCTCGCCGAGGCACGGAAGCGGGCGCGGGCGCTCCAACAGCAGGTGGCTGACGGGGGCGATCCCGTCGAGGACAAGAAGGCCGCCCGCGAGGTCGCGACCCGAGAGACGTTCGGCGCGCTCGCCGACCTGTTCATTGAGCGCCACGCGAAGAAGGTGAAGCGAACGTGGGTGGAAGACGTTCGCATCCTGAACAAGGACCTGCTGCCACGCTGGCGCGACACGCCCGTGCGCCAGCTCACCCGGCGCGACATCCGCGAGCACCTGGACGTGATCGCCGATCGCGCCCCCATCGCGGCCAATCGCGTCCTCGCGCTGTTGAGCACGATCCTGAACTTCGGCGTCGATCGCGAATGGCTCGACAACAACCCGGCGTACCGGCTGAAGAAGCCTGGGGAGGAACGGTCTCGTGAGCGCGTGCTGACCGATGCCGAGATCCGCCAGCTGTGGCAGGCGCTCGACACGTCCGAAGCCGCCTACCGCACAATCGCCGACGCCCCGCGCGACGACGGCCGGCGCTCCCGCGTCACCACGGCCCGTTTGGGCGACGAGACGCCCCTGCTTCGCCCGATGCTGGCCGATTGGTTACGGCTGCGGTTGTTGAGCGCGCAGCGCGGCGGCGAAGTGATCCAGATGCGTTGGACAGACATCACGAAGGTGGATCGACGCCGGGTCTGGACGATCCCGGCCGACGTCGCCAAGAACGGGCGCGCGCACAGTGTGCCGTTGAGTGCGGCGGCGGTGGCTATCCTCGCGCGGCGTCGGCGCGCCGTCGATCGCGCAGTCGCGTGGGTCTTCCCGAATGACCTGAATCGCGGCGCCGCCACCGACCGCGCGAAGAAGGTGCACCTGTCGACGTTCCTCGCGGGCGCCGAGGATGTCCGCGGGCACGACCTGCGCCGGACCGCGGCCAGTGGCCTGGCGCGTCTCGGCGTCTCGCGCGAGACCATCGCGCACGTCCTCAATCACGTCGACCGCGGCCCGAAGTCCACGAAGGTGTACGACCGCTTCGACCGCCTGCCGGAGAAGCGGCGTGCCCTGGATGCGTGGGCACGTAACGTGGACCGCATCGTCACCGGCGCAACGGCGCCGAAGGTGGTTCCGTTTGGCCGATAG
- a CDS encoding AlpA family phage regulatory protein, translated as MAKAHKKSKNYRPGDDARAKKRVIPDDPFALLTGPEVRYLIGGVSRTTLYRWLRSGRFPAPDRHLAGMRPTWLRRTIDAWGTQPRPTDADLSAC; from the coding sequence ATGGCGAAGGCACACAAGAAATCCAAAAATTACCGACCTGGCGACGATGCCCGCGCGAAGAAGCGCGTCATCCCTGACGACCCCTTCGCGCTCCTCACGGGACCGGAGGTCCGGTATCTGATTGGCGGCGTGTCGCGTACAACGCTGTATCGCTGGCTGCGTAGTGGCCGGTTCCCGGCGCCGGATCGGCATCTCGCCGGCATGCGACCCACGTGGTTGCGGCGCACGATCGATGCGTGGGGCACACAGCCGCGGCCGACCGACGCTGACCTCTCAGCCTGCTGA
- a CDS encoding AlpA family phage regulatory protein: protein MTIARIFHQPPSTLPPDDGRILSLPDVMRLTGLSRSSISRLVRARHFPASIRLPAGAIGFRAAAVSSWLASRPASR from the coding sequence ATGACGATCGCGCGGATCTTTCACCAGCCGCCCTCGACGCTTCCACCGGACGACGGCCGCATCCTCAGCCTCCCCGACGTGATGAGACTTACCGGGCTCTCGCGGAGTTCGATCTCCCGCCTCGTGCGGGCCAGACACTTCCCCGCTTCGATTCGTCTCCCGGCGGGCGCAATCGGATTCCGCGCGGCGGCAGTGTCTTCCTGGCTGGCCAGTCGGCCGGCGTCGCGTTGA